The following DNA comes from Nocardia sp. XZ_19_385.
CGTGGACGTTTACCGTGTGCACGCACGATATCTGCACCCCAGTTGATCAGCCCGAGAAAGGCGTCCACGGGTTCGGCCTGTGGTCCGTAGGTTGCGCGGGCGTACTCCCCCAGCTGCGGGTAGTCGTCGTAGCTGCGCACTTTCAATCCGTCGAGCAGGAACTCGTCCGCGCCGAGATGCCAGTAGCGGCCGGGGAACAGCGGCAGGAACTCCTCGAGGATGTCGCGCATCAGGTCATAGCTGCGCGGGTTCGAGATATCGATTGCCGCGTCCGACACCACGCCCTCGGCGCTGCGCAGCTTCAAGTCCGGGTAGGCGGCGAGGACGCCGTTCATATGCCCTGGGAAGTCGACCTCTGGCACGATCTCGACCTGGTATCGCGCCGCGTAGGCGACCAAATCGCGGATGTCCTGCTGCGAATAGTGCTCCGGCGCGGTGATTTCCGGGTGCCTGGCGCTCTGCAGCCGGAAGCCGAAACTGTCGGACAGGTGCAGGTGCAGCATGTTCAGCTTGAGCATGCCCATTCGCCGGATCTGGGCACGCAGCATCTCGACCGGCATGAACTCGCGGCCCACATCCAGCATCAGGCCACGCTCGGCGTACTCGGGCCAATCCGTGACCACACCACCGGGAATGGTGGGGTCACGCCGCAAGAGTTGCAGTGCTGAACGGGTCGCATAGAAGGCCCCGGACGCGTCCGCACCCTGTAGCTCGAGTGTGTCCCCCACCGAAATCCGGTAGGCCTCAGGCGTATTCGGCGCCTCCGGTACAGCCGAGATGCGCAGCACGATATCGCCGGGGACGCCCGACGAACCCGCCTGCGCGACAACATCTTTGCCGGTGGCCCGCCCGAGTCCGCCCGCGAATTCCGTTGCGGTGTCCCGAAGAGAATCCTCGGCGTACAGGATCCGCGCGTGCGCACCGAGAGTGAACCCCGAGCCGCCCGCCACCCAGCTCTGCAGCGTGGGAACTGTCAGCGGCGCGGCAGGCGCCGCTGACGCCTGGTGACCGCCGAAAGTGACCGACCCGAGCGCCATCGCGCCGATCACCGCGAACCGCGCCATCGTGCCCTTGATCATCCGGCCAGCCTACGAAACGAGCAGGTCTCCGCGGTGCGAATCGGCCGGTGCACCCGTTTCTGTTGTCTGATACGGTTCGGCGTTGTCGTGGAGCCGCAGGAGGTTGCGGTGCGAGGAGGGGACACATGCCGTACGCCGTCGTCGGTCTGATCACGCTTGCCCTGTGGGTGTACTGCCTGATCGACGTGATCATGAGCCCGGACTCCGAGGTGCGCCAGCTGCCGAAGGGTCTGTGGCTGGTCATCATCATCCTGGTCCCCACCGTGGGCGCCATCCTGTGGCTGCTGCTGGGCCGCCCCGTCGACGCCAAGCCGCGCTCGACCACCCGCTATTCCGAGTACGACCGCCCCGGCCGCTACGTCGCCCAGAATCCGGAAGACGACGAAGAGTTCCTGCGCCGCCTGAAGGAGCGGGCCGAAGCGCAGCGCCGCGAGGCCCGCCGTCAAGAGGACGCCCGGCAGGCCGAGGCCGACCGCCGTCATCAGGCCGGCGAAGAGTAGCTCGCCCGGAACGCCGAACGCCACGCCGGACCTGGTCCGGCGTGGCGTTCGGAGTATTACCGCGCTCAGTGCGCGAAGTGGCGAGACCCCGTGAGGTACAGCGTGACTCCGGCCTCGCGGGCGAGATCGATGGTCTCCTGATCACGGACCGAGCCGCCCGGCTGCACGATGGCGCGGACGCCGGCCTGGATCAGCTGCTGCGGGCCATCCGGGAAGGGGAAGAAGGCGTCGGAGGCGGCCACCGAACCCTTGGCGCGGTCCCCGGCGCGCTGCACCGCGAGCTGCACGGCGTCGACCCGGTTGACCTGACCCATCCCGACGCCGACGGAGGCGCCCTCGTGGGCCAGCAGGATGGCGTTGGACTTCACGGCACGGCATGCGCGCCAAGCGAATTGGAGGTCGGCGAGGGTGTCCGCGTCGACCGCGTCGCCCGAGGCGAGGGTCCAGTTGGCCGGGTCGTCACCCTCGGCGTCGAGGACGTCACGCTGCTGCAGCAGCGCGC
Coding sequences within:
- a CDS encoding family 20 glycosylhydrolase, with product MIKGTMARFAVIGAMALGSVTFGGHQASAAPAAPLTVPTLQSWVAGGSGFTLGAHARILYAEDSLRDTATEFAGGLGRATGKDVVAQAGSSGVPGDIVLRISAVPEAPNTPEAYRISVGDTLELQGADASGAFYATRSALQLLRRDPTIPGGVVTDWPEYAERGLMLDVGREFMPVEMLRAQIRRMGMLKLNMLHLHLSDSFGFRLQSARHPEITAPEHYSQQDIRDLVAYAARYQVEIVPEVDFPGHMNGVLAAYPDLKLRSAEGVVSDAAIDISNPRSYDLMRDILEEFLPLFPGRYWHLGADEFLLDGLKVRSYDDYPQLGEYARATYGPQAEPVDAFLGLINWGADIVRAHGKRPRIWNDGLHTGEGTLAIGSDIVVDYWSRAGIPQLPLPFFGIARPPQDLIAAGHQLKNAAFLPTYYVTGGPAAAIANQPPILGYELWDPAIFVDGSRLAPAQNASNLGASLHVWCDDPTAQTPDQIAISITTPLRIMAQKTWSHPHPIPYPQFTALADSVAEPT
- a CDS encoding PLD nuclease N-terminal domain-containing protein, whose amino-acid sequence is MPYAVVGLITLALWVYCLIDVIMSPDSEVRQLPKGLWLVIIILVPTVGAILWLLLGRPVDAKPRSTTRYSEYDRPGRYVAQNPEDDEEFLRRLKERAEAQRREARRQEDARQAEADRRHQAGEE